Proteins co-encoded in one Periophthalmus magnuspinnatus isolate fPerMag1 chromosome 20, fPerMag1.2.pri, whole genome shotgun sequence genomic window:
- the LOC117388695 gene encoding ADP-ribosyl cyclase/cyclic ADP-ribose hydrolase 1-like, whose product MQVMSCEMNCFIVTLLCFCQTGEQLGTTPNLKGIVFGRCYDYMTLNPGTRFDCESIWLHFKAAVLRQPSCNVTVEDYHEMFQLMTQNWPCHTSLFWSKTRPLMHSYSAVLPHLWTLEDTLVGYVFNDLIWCRQHVDTDFDFSACPEWSSCQNHPVYSLWVLASQNFAETACGNITVLLNGSISAAFSRMSMFGSVELDNLSPQRVHYVNIHVVASLTGPQIESCNQGSVVDLIQILQTRGFRWTCTDNDQMLMMLQCFQNQDSCRATNLKSVLFTQLN is encoded by the exons ATGCAGGTCATGTCCTGTGAAATGAATT GCTTTATAGTGACCCTGCTCTGCTTTTGTCAAACGGGAGAACAGCTTGGAACTACTCCCAACCTTAAAGGCATTGTGTTTGGACGATGTTACGATTATATGACACTTAACCCAGGGACAAG GTTTGACTGTGAAAGCATCTGGTTGCATTTCAAGGCCGCGGTTCTCCGACAGCCATCTTGTAACGTGACAGTGGAGGACTATCATGAGATGTTCCAGCTGATGACTCAAAACTGGCCCTGTCATACG TCTCTTTTCTGGAGTAAAACCCGGCCTCTTATGCACAGCTACTCCGCAGTCTTACCCCATCTCTGGACTCTCGAGGACACACTGGTGGGATATGTGTTCAATGACCTCATCTGGTGCAGGCAGCATGTGGACACGG ATTTCGACTTCAGTGCATGTCCGGAGTGGTCGTCCTGCCAAAATCATCCCGTCTACTCCCTGTGGGTACTGGCTTCGCAGAAT TTCGCAGAAACGGCTTGTGGCAACATCACTGTCCTTCTGAATGGCTCGATTAGCGCCGCTTTCAGCCGGATGAG TATGTTTGGAAGTGTTGAACTCGACAACCTCAGCCCACAAAGAGTGCATTATGTCAATATACATGTGGTGGCCAGCCTTACGGGACCCCAGAT AGAGTCATGCAACCAAGGATCCGTGGTGGACCTAATTCAAATTCTCCAGACGAGGGGTTTCCGATGGACTTGCACGGACAATGACCA GATGCTGATGATGCTTCAGTGCTTTCAGAACCAGGATTCCTGCAGAGCGACAAACCTGAAAAGCGTGCTATTCACACAGCTCAATTAA
- the LOC117388496 gene encoding inositol monophosphatase 1-like, which translates to MSDPWQECMDYCVEVTKRAGQVIRDALQKDIDIMEKSSPVDLVTETDQKVEQLIISSIREKYPSHSFIGEESVAAGAPSILTDNPTWIIDPVDGTTNFVHRFPFVAVSIGFTVKKVIEFGIVYSCVEDKMYTARRGKGAFCNGNPIKVSGQQDIKKSLVLTEINFKKDVEQFNTMMNNVKTILTIPVHGIRSPGSAAINMCLVACGSADAYYHMGIHCWDMAGGAAVLTEAGGVIMDISGGPFDLMSRRLIVASSRAIAERIVKEIKEFPVGRDDQ; encoded by the exons ATGAGCGATCCATGGCAGGAATGTATGGACTACTGTGTGGAAGTAACAAAACGAGCGGGACAG GTGATCCGTGACGCGTTGCAGAAGGACATCGACATCATGGAGAAGAGCTCACCGGTCGACCTGGTGACGGAGACAGACCAGAAAGTGGAGCAGCTCATTATCTCATCCATCCGTGAAAAGTACCCCTCGCACAG CTTCATAGGTGAGGAGTCTGTTGCTGCAGGAGCCCCTAGCATTCTGACCGACAACCCCACCTGGATCATCGACCCCGTGGATGGCACCACCAACTTCGTGCACAG GTTTCCCTTCGTGGCCGTGTCCATTGGTTTCACTGTTAAGAAAGTG ATTGAGTTCGGTATTGTGTACAGCTGCGTGGAAGATAAAATGTACACAGCCAGGAGAGGCAAAGGAGCCTTCTGCAATGGGAATCCTATCAAAGTGTCTGGACAACAAG ATATCAAGAAGTCTCTGGTGCTGACTGAAATCAACTTCAAGAAGGACGTAGAGCAGTTCAACACAATGATGAATAATGTCAAGACTATCCTCACCATCCCTGTACATGG GATCCGCTCTCCTGGCAGCGCTGCGATCAACATGTGCCTGGTGGCCTGTGGCTCTGCAGATGCGTACTACCACATGGGCATCCACTGCTGGGACATGGCAGGGGGGGCCGCCGTGCTGACTGAAGCAGGGGGAGTTATCATGGATATATCAG GCGGGCCTTTCGACCTGATGTCTCGCAGGTTGATTGTGGCCAGCAGCAGAGCCATCGCAGAACGCATCGTCAAGGAGATAAAGGAGTTTCCAGTCGGGAGAGACGACCAGTGA